In Pedobacter heparinus DSM 2366, the following are encoded in one genomic region:
- a CDS encoding MOP flippase family protein, which produces MSNQAVAINGAKWTTTATVINTLLSFCQLAIVARVLEPTIFGLVSICTLVLNFFHIFANLGFTNSIISKQENDKKILSTIFFASIALGFTMGALIYLSSGFVVDYYDEPKLSHVIKVSAITFPMIYTSQIYWNLLQKELKFKILAVIEVIGAVLNIVLTVTLAYSGFEERSIIYSQVIFTGVKTFLYILLGKNLFTPVWYFKLGEIKDHLRFGIYHMAEGVLGFVNGNLENIVIGKAVGIKELGLYTIAYQLAVFPITRLNPIIMQVSYPIMAKMKDIDGLKRAYLKIVDFISFCNYPLLSGLFITSSSVVVLIYGADYEGSVQLVKIIVFVSFLACVIAPASSVALSRNKPNLMFYVNLISLIVKIPTLYFFSQAFGLIGIAYGYVITSLLETIIVFYIVNHLVGSFLKKLVSNILMPISFCLIMVGLIFLYQRFIGNTGLIHLIAQVIIGGAVYIGLTLKYKLSLSEMLALKKSL; this is translated from the coding sequence ATGAGTAATCAGGCCGTTGCCATTAATGGTGCTAAGTGGACTACTACAGCAACTGTAATTAATACTTTGCTTTCTTTTTGCCAACTAGCGATAGTGGCAAGGGTTTTAGAACCTACTATATTTGGATTGGTTAGCATCTGTACACTTGTTTTAAACTTTTTCCACATATTCGCTAATTTAGGATTCACGAATTCTATCATCTCCAAACAGGAGAATGATAAAAAAATCTTATCTACCATATTCTTTGCAAGCATTGCCCTTGGCTTTACAATGGGTGCACTAATTTATTTGTCATCAGGATTTGTTGTTGATTATTACGATGAGCCTAAACTATCTCATGTAATAAAGGTTTCTGCAATTACCTTTCCAATGATCTATACAAGCCAGATTTACTGGAATCTACTTCAAAAGGAACTCAAGTTTAAAATCCTTGCGGTTATTGAGGTTATTGGAGCAGTATTAAATATCGTACTAACTGTTACCCTCGCTTATAGTGGTTTTGAAGAACGATCAATTATATATAGTCAGGTTATTTTTACTGGGGTTAAAACATTTCTTTATATCCTATTGGGAAAGAATCTATTTACCCCCGTCTGGTATTTTAAACTGGGCGAAATAAAGGATCACCTCAGGTTTGGAATATACCATATGGCCGAAGGAGTTCTTGGTTTTGTGAATGGAAATTTAGAAAACATCGTGATAGGTAAGGCGGTAGGTATTAAAGAATTGGGTTTATATACAATTGCTTACCAGTTAGCGGTTTTCCCAATCACCAGATTAAACCCCATAATTATGCAGGTCTCCTATCCAATTATGGCAAAGATGAAAGATATTGATGGCTTAAAAAGGGCATATTTAAAAATTGTTGATTTCATTTCTTTTTGCAATTATCCTTTGTTATCCGGATTATTCATTACTTCATCCAGCGTAGTTGTTTTGATATATGGGGCGGATTATGAAGGTTCAGTGCAATTGGTTAAAATTATAGTATTTGTCAGTTTTCTGGCTTGTGTAATTGCTCCTGCATCATCTGTAGCACTATCCAGAAATAAACCCAACCTGATGTTTTATGTAAACCTAATCTCTCTTATTGTAAAAATACCTACTTTATATTTCTTTTCTCAAGCATTTGGTTTAATCGGAATAGCGTACGGATATGTAATCACGTCTTTATTAGAAACAATAATTGTATTTTATATAGTTAACCATTTGGTAGGCAGCTTCCTTAAAAAGTTAGTAAGTAATATTCTTATGCCCATTTCTTTCTGTTTAATAATGGTTGGGCTGATCTTTCTTTATCAACGTTTTATTGGCAACACGGGTTTGATTCATCTTATTGCTCAGGTAATTATTGGTGGAGCTGTTTACATTGGCCTGACGTTAAAATATAAGCTATCATTAAGCGAGATGCTGGCATTAAAAAAATCTTTATAA
- a CDS encoding glycosyltransferase family 2 protein — MTQQNYFKNVTLLITHYNRSKSLERLLKSFQELNCVFEDVVISDDGSKQEHLVYITELKNKYNFRLITTPKNKGLGNNINKGQDNVTTPYTLYIQEDFIPKPNFPEHFRDGLNIMEEDKQWDMISFYAYEFYPYSRPYKLGFSEKQFKMAPWFTNNLKFYLYSDHPHLRKSSFLQKFGRYAEGLNVDKTEMLMSLSFIKNKGKALFFDDHYGLLTQDNEQHESSTASYRKSWKNKDATYMKLGKWAYAKIKFVKLNVKLFTTRKHPG; from the coding sequence ATGACCCAACAAAATTATTTTAAAAATGTCACGCTTCTTATTACACATTACAACAGAAGTAAGTCTTTAGAACGTCTTTTAAAATCCTTTCAGGAACTAAATTGTGTTTTTGAAGATGTCGTCATCTCTGATGATGGAAGCAAACAAGAGCACTTAGTTTACATTACAGAACTAAAAAATAAGTATAATTTCCGGTTGATTACGACTCCAAAGAACAAAGGTCTGGGAAATAACATCAACAAAGGACAAGATAATGTAACAACCCCATATACTTTATATATACAGGAAGATTTCATACCGAAGCCTAATTTCCCTGAACATTTTCGTGATGGTTTAAACATTATGGAGGAAGATAAGCAGTGGGATATGATTTCTTTTTATGCATACGAATTTTACCCCTATTCAAGGCCGTATAAGCTGGGTTTTTCTGAAAAACAATTTAAAATGGCTCCATGGTTTACCAATAATTTGAAATTTTACTTGTATAGCGATCATCCTCACCTGAGAAAGTCTTCTTTTTTACAAAAATTCGGGAGGTATGCTGAAGGATTAAACGTGGATAAAACAGAAATGCTAATGAGTCTGTCTTTTATTAAAAATAAGGGTAAAGCATTGTTTTTTGATGATCATTATGGACTGCTTACACAGGATAATGAACAACATGAAAGCAGTACTGCTTCTTATAGAAAATCATGGAAAAATAAAGATGCTACTTATATGAAATTGGGCAAATGGGCATATGCAAAAATAAAATTTGTCAAACTTAACGTCAAACTTTTTACTACCCGAAAACATCCTGGTTGA
- a CDS encoding alpha-1,2-fucosyltransferase translates to MVGVQFNGRLGNQIFQYAFYQYLKTNNKRIFFFFSNPTDSYLTKYFDIDRTEDYCLTYKALFIVPKILNKILASRQIYIQNIQIPKPVSVRNWTIYKGFFQTDWYVKNIVGEFGLKIKQEYQQKFDEKFGEVFKLNKTIAVHIRRTDYLKYGKRDISLPIAYFKSRLDALQNIDDYKIFFVSDDIAYVSSYFGKNANYIFSENDEITDFQIIKAADISIISNSSFAWWACYLSANKRKITYAPKNWLGFRIGKEHPKKVMTDRFIWCDVQ, encoded by the coding sequence ATGGTAGGAGTACAATTCAATGGAAGATTGGGAAATCAAATTTTTCAATATGCATTTTATCAATATTTGAAAACAAATAATAAGCGGATATTTTTCTTTTTCTCAAATCCCACTGACAGTTATCTTACCAAATATTTTGATATTGATCGTACTGAAGATTACTGTTTAACCTATAAGGCTTTATTTATTGTTCCGAAGATTTTGAATAAAATTCTAGCATCGAGACAAATTTATATTCAGAATATCCAGATCCCCAAACCAGTAAGCGTAAGAAACTGGACCATTTACAAAGGTTTTTTTCAAACAGACTGGTATGTTAAAAATATCGTTGGAGAGTTTGGCCTTAAAATTAAGCAAGAATATCAGCAGAAGTTTGACGAAAAATTTGGCGAGGTATTTAAATTGAATAAGACCATTGCGGTTCATATCCGAAGAACAGATTATTTAAAATATGGTAAAAGAGATATTTCTTTGCCGATAGCGTACTTTAAAAGCAGATTGGATGCATTGCAAAACATTGATGATTATAAGATTTTCTTTGTCAGCGATGACATTGCTTATGTTTCCTCTTATTTTGGAAAGAATGCCAACTATATTTTTTCAGAAAATGATGAGATAACTGATTTTCAGATTATTAAGGCTGCAGATATTTCCATAATTTCTAACAGTAGCTTTGCGTGGTGGGCTTGTTATCTTTCTGCAAATAAAAGAAAGATTACTTATGCTCCAAAAAACTGGTTGGGCTTTAGAATAGGTAAGGAACATCCTAAAAAAGTCATGACTGATCGTTTTATTTGGTGTGATGTCCAATAA
- a CDS encoding beta-1,6-N-acetylglucosaminyltransferase, which yields MRIAHIILAHKNPAQLLRLTKKLEHKMSDIYLHIDAKVPIAPFESIIRGSQIFFIKNRVNCNWGGFSLLDTIIKSLQQVINGNVRYDFINLISAQDYPLMNAEDMYNFLEKRMGKIFISYDTSPNSEWWQHARKRYERYHLTDYSFTGKYFVQKIINIFFRKRSFPLNVPMYGGNKSCWWTITGDSAAYLLNQLDPKSKLYKFLRYCWGSEEFVISTLLMNSQFSTQVVNENYRYIDWSEGKSSPKLLLVEDLQAIQASKMLFARKFDNEIDVKVMDLLDNDSASH from the coding sequence ATGCGAATCGCCCACATCATTCTTGCCCATAAAAATCCTGCGCAATTGCTACGGTTAACAAAAAAATTAGAACACAAAATGAGCGATATCTATTTGCATATTGACGCTAAAGTTCCTATTGCTCCGTTTGAGAGTATAATCAGGGGATCTCAAATATTTTTTATAAAAAACAGAGTGAACTGTAACTGGGGTGGATTTAGTCTGTTGGATACGATAATTAAAAGTTTGCAGCAGGTAATTAACGGAAACGTACGTTATGATTTTATAAATCTGATCAGTGCCCAGGATTACCCTCTAATGAATGCTGAGGATATGTATAATTTTTTGGAGAAAAGAATGGGAAAGATTTTCATTTCTTATGACACCTCTCCAAATTCAGAATGGTGGCAACACGCAAGAAAAAGATATGAAAGATATCATCTGACGGATTATTCTTTTACAGGGAAGTACTTTGTCCAGAAAATAATTAACATATTTTTTCGCAAAAGAAGTTTTCCTTTAAATGTTCCAATGTACGGTGGAAATAAATCGTGTTGGTGGACAATAACCGGAGATAGTGCTGCATACCTATTAAATCAACTTGACCCGAAATCAAAATTATATAAATTTTTAAGGTATTGTTGGGGAAGTGAGGAATTTGTGATATCCACCTTATTAATGAATTCTCAGTTCTCTACTCAGGTTGTTAATGAAAATTACCGTTACATTGATTGGTCTGAGGGTAAGTCAAGCCCCAAATTGTTACTTGTTGAAGATTTACAAGCAATACAAGCTTCGAAAATGCTGTTTGCAAGAAAGTTTGACAATGAAATTGACGTAAAAGTCATGGACTTGTTAGACAATGACAGTGCTTCACATTAA
- a CDS encoding glycosyltransferase family 39 protein: MRILVDRIYNQKENILKTAILIISLLGIGLRIFHLIYNRSLWMDEIYLCSSFFHLDYLDLAAGTLDYGQKAPIGFLWAVKFITNIFGYSEISFRIIPFISGIVSVLLFIKVCRYFLKPEAQLLAVVIFSFAPAMIYHSTEIKQYATECLATLLALYLFTIYANKTDYKSMLLWAAFGAVLLWFSYSVIFILTGMAMAIIINHLLKKNHKSLLINTLPFVTWMISFLINYVFFTYKQKESEWVVYWFKAYDYFMPFPPVDLQGFKWFGRNLLSMLDYPLGLNWNVNEPLNNMAKLLFTPIVPLMLLCTGIYSLARKNKEVLGLILIPCLLVLIASGLKLYPLRERFWMFLAPIFILLIGFGFEYLKCKFRSVKKIGMIVLLLTIAGPIIQSAYFLVYPAKFYKHKKSFEQEALSFINRNYKDGDMVYNYWNNYPGYNVYRQINTYRYTAIQGKDYRFEVHDLNAYNQKLKSEFTQFKGAKRLWVVFNTQFTTTINDLVDQPVWYYKGDVSPVINFERQISSQGKLITKIVYSDLTVCLFELIH; this comes from the coding sequence ATGAGGATTTTAGTGGATAGAATTTATAATCAAAAGGAAAACATTTTAAAAACAGCAATTTTGATTATAAGCCTCTTGGGCATTGGATTAAGGATATTTCACCTTATTTACAACAGATCTCTATGGATGGATGAAATTTACTTGTGTTCAAGTTTTTTTCATCTGGACTACTTAGATCTTGCCGCCGGTACATTAGATTACGGACAAAAAGCGCCAATAGGTTTCCTATGGGCAGTTAAATTCATAACCAACATTTTTGGTTACAGCGAAATTTCATTTCGAATCATTCCTTTTATTTCAGGAATTGTTTCCGTTTTATTATTTATTAAAGTTTGCCGATATTTTCTTAAACCAGAGGCACAACTATTAGCAGTAGTTATTTTTTCGTTTGCTCCTGCAATGATCTATCATTCAACAGAAATTAAACAATATGCTACAGAATGTTTAGCAACTCTCCTTGCATTATATTTATTCACTATTTATGCCAATAAGACTGATTATAAAAGCATGTTACTCTGGGCAGCATTTGGAGCAGTTTTATTATGGTTTTCCTATTCTGTTATATTTATACTGACGGGAATGGCAATGGCAATAATTATCAATCATTTACTGAAAAAAAATCACAAGTCATTGTTAATTAACACATTGCCTTTTGTGACATGGATGATCAGCTTTTTAATTAATTACGTTTTTTTTACTTATAAACAGAAAGAGTCTGAATGGGTGGTATATTGGTTTAAAGCCTACGACTATTTTATGCCTTTTCCTCCGGTTGACCTTCAAGGATTCAAATGGTTTGGAAGAAATTTGCTTAGCATGCTGGATTACCCGTTAGGATTGAACTGGAATGTGAATGAGCCCCTAAACAACATGGCTAAGTTGTTATTTACCCCTATTGTTCCATTGATGCTGCTGTGTACAGGAATATATTCACTTGCCCGCAAAAATAAAGAAGTTCTGGGTCTGATTTTAATTCCATGCCTGTTAGTATTAATTGCATCAGGATTAAAATTATATCCACTTAGAGAAAGATTCTGGATGTTCCTTGCACCGATCTTTATTCTACTGATTGGTTTTGGATTTGAATATCTTAAATGCAAATTCAGATCTGTTAAAAAGATTGGGATGATTGTTTTGTTGCTCACTATAGCTGGTCCAATTATTCAATCGGCTTATTTCCTGGTTTATCCTGCAAAATTTTACAAACATAAGAAGTCATTTGAGCAGGAAGCGTTATCGTTTATCAACCGAAATTATAAGGATGGGGACATGGTGTATAATTATTGGAACAATTATCCTGGATATAATGTGTACAGGCAGATAAACACCTACCGTTATACTGCTATTCAGGGTAAAGATTACAGATTTGAGGTGCATGATTTAAATGCTTATAATCAAAAGTTGAAATCGGAATTTACACAGTTCAAAGGCGCAAAAAGACTATGGGTAGTTTTCAATACCCAATTTACGACTACCATTAATGACCTCGTAGATCAACCTGTATGGTATTATAAAGGTGATGTTTCACCTGTCATTAATTTCGAACGGCAAATTTCATCCCAGGGAAAATTGATAACCAAAATTGTATATTCAGACTTGACTGTTTGCTTATTTGAACTGATTCATTAA
- a CDS encoding HAD family hydrolase, with the protein MFPKDLKLVVFDVDGTLYQQSKLRKIMFFKIVSYYLPRPWLYKELLTIFYFRKERERKAGYSTVNLQEDQYLWAAEKLGMKIDEVKRVIDKWIFSIPNAFLKSCMYPGVSEFIEKLRSSGIKTATYSDYDSREKLKSMQIGVDLEISSTDQIVNSFKPLPAGLLVILSKMKIDKKNSLYIGDRFELDGLCAKNAGVPFLLVDKNTAPKNFFLKLSAKLSSQNKN; encoded by the coding sequence ATGTTTCCCAAAGATTTAAAGTTGGTAGTTTTTGACGTAGATGGTACATTATATCAACAATCTAAGCTAAGAAAGATCATGTTTTTTAAAATTGTATCTTATTATTTACCAAGACCCTGGCTGTATAAAGAGCTTTTAACGATCTTTTATTTTAGAAAAGAAAGAGAAAGAAAAGCAGGTTATAGCACAGTTAACCTTCAGGAAGATCAATATTTATGGGCTGCTGAAAAACTGGGGATGAAGATTGATGAAGTGAAGAGGGTGATAGATAAGTGGATTTTTAGCATTCCAAATGCATTTCTTAAATCATGTATGTATCCCGGAGTTTCCGAATTTATTGAAAAACTGAGAAGCTCAGGTATTAAAACAGCCACCTATTCTGATTATGACTCCAGAGAAAAATTAAAATCTATGCAAATTGGCGTCGATCTCGAAATCAGTTCAACTGATCAGATAGTAAATAGTTTTAAGCCCCTGCCAGCTGGTTTATTAGTAATTTTGTCAAAAATGAAAATAGATAAAAAGAATAGTCTTTATATTGGAGACCGTTTTGAACTTGATGGTTTATGTGCAAAAAATGCAGGTGTACCTTTTCTTCTGGTAGATAAGAATACAGCACCTAAGAATTTTTTTCTGAAGCTATCCGCTAAACTGAGCTCCCAAAACAAAAATTGA
- a CDS encoding UbiA prenyltransferase family protein: MSDKTIFEASVSNNNILKPAKLYEYIAIARPDNWVKNVFMVPGMLFALSIFKTPFTSFLVSKIVLGIISICLVASANYVINEYLDKGFDKYHPLKKKRSSVVTVINPVILYTEYVGLATIGLTLAYLVSLKFLLMAGFLLFMGGIYNVKPFRSKDRVFLDVLSESVNNPIRFAAGWFIFTPSLGVPNTKWDLDWINTFPPVSIIIAYWMGGAFLMATKRFAEYRLIGDPEIAGQYRRSFKFYTENSLLVSMFFYAITSAFFLGIFLIKDRIELLVSFPFFALLFSWYLRIGLLNDSPVQGSEKLYTRKWFMLYLVLFTILLCILMFVDIPWLHWFLQNANNYNY; encoded by the coding sequence ATGAGTGATAAAACAATATTTGAAGCTTCCGTTAGCAACAACAATATCCTTAAACCTGCTAAATTATATGAGTACATTGCAATAGCAAGGCCAGATAACTGGGTGAAAAATGTTTTCATGGTACCTGGGATGTTGTTTGCACTTTCCATTTTTAAAACACCCTTCACTTCATTTTTAGTATCCAAAATTGTTTTAGGAATTATCAGCATCTGCCTGGTCGCTTCTGCCAATTACGTCATCAACGAATATCTGGATAAGGGATTTGATAAATACCATCCCTTAAAGAAGAAAAGATCATCTGTTGTTACAGTGATTAATCCTGTTATTTTGTACACAGAATATGTAGGGTTAGCAACAATCGGACTAACACTGGCCTATCTTGTTTCCCTTAAGTTCCTGCTTATGGCTGGCTTCCTCTTGTTTATGGGAGGTATTTATAACGTTAAACCATTTCGGAGCAAAGACCGGGTGTTTTTAGATGTTTTAAGTGAATCTGTTAATAACCCCATCCGTTTTGCAGCAGGCTGGTTTATCTTTACACCATCCCTTGGTGTACCTAATACCAAATGGGATCTGGATTGGATCAATACCTTCCCTCCGGTAAGTATTATCATTGCCTACTGGATGGGAGGAGCATTTTTAATGGCCACCAAAAGATTTGCAGAATACAGGCTCATCGGAGATCCGGAAATTGCCGGACAATACCGCCGGTCGTTTAAATTTTATACAGAAAACAGCTTGCTGGTCTCCATGTTTTTTTATGCCATTACCTCAGCATTTTTTTTAGGGATATTTTTGATTAAAGACAGGATAGAGTTACTGGTTAGCTTTCCATTCTTTGCTTTGTTGTTTTCCTGGTATCTCAGGATCGGATTGCTCAATGATTCACCGGTCCAGGGCTCAGAAAAATTATATACCAGAAAATGGTTCATGCTGTACCTGGTATTATTTACCATCTTGCTTTGTATTCTGATGTTTGTGGATATCCCATGGCTACATTGGTTCTTGCAAAATGCAAATAATTATAATTATTAG
- a CDS encoding GMC oxidoreductase produces the protein MKYSQYDLIVVGTGFASSFFLKKYLSKPGSKNKKVLVLEKGHFYPHSERLKVEKGLPSAYQKYASPWQENIVNLNDKKVWQFTTAHGGSSNCWWGCTPRFMPNDFKLKSLYGVGQDWPVSYNELDPYYYEAEELMIVSGPENTPFPRKGKYPLPPHTFSLVDKILHHKYGNQYISQPTARASRQLAHRNGCLAYSTCHTCPVNAKFTIENGNMGVYEDKRIEIIYGCDVYSLETVNDMVKNVLFQHDGKELSASGEVIVLGANPFFNSNILLNAGDKNPLTGRGIGEQLGMQVQIYLDDLKNVGGSSWVNANGYMLYDGDHRKDFAACLIEVNNAPYYIRVERGKYLNVASFRMVFEDLPINSNHVAITSNKLKPEVHFKERSEYALKGIENMKLKLPGVLSCLPVEKIIYQDTEPNEGHIIGGTRMSNDKNNGVVDKHLIHHQYRNLFVLGAGAFTTYGPSNPTLTLCALSLFAADKVF, from the coding sequence ATGAAATATAGTCAATATGATTTAATTGTAGTAGGTACAGGATTTGCTTCGAGTTTTTTTTTAAAAAAGTACCTTTCTAAACCCGGTTCCAAAAACAAAAAGGTACTTGTTTTAGAAAAAGGTCATTTTTATCCTCATTCAGAACGCCTCAAAGTAGAAAAAGGACTGCCATCAGCTTATCAAAAATATGCCTCGCCATGGCAGGAGAATATCGTCAACCTCAATGATAAAAAAGTATGGCAGTTTACCACGGCACATGGGGGGTCGTCCAATTGCTGGTGGGGCTGCACGCCCCGGTTTATGCCCAATGATTTTAAGCTAAAAAGTTTATACGGAGTTGGGCAAGACTGGCCGGTAAGTTACAATGAGCTGGATCCCTACTATTATGAGGCAGAAGAGCTGATGATTGTATCCGGACCAGAAAATACCCCATTTCCCCGAAAAGGGAAGTATCCGCTGCCTCCACATACCTTTAGCCTGGTTGATAAAATATTACATCATAAATATGGGAACCAGTACATCAGCCAACCCACCGCCAGGGCAAGCCGGCAATTGGCTCATAGAAACGGTTGCCTGGCCTATAGCACCTGCCATACCTGCCCGGTAAATGCCAAGTTTACCATAGAAAATGGAAATATGGGGGTGTATGAAGATAAACGCATAGAGATTATATACGGTTGTGATGTTTACAGCCTGGAAACTGTTAATGATATGGTGAAAAATGTACTTTTTCAGCATGACGGAAAAGAGCTGTCTGCCTCTGGAGAGGTGATAGTGCTTGGTGCCAACCCATTTTTTAATTCTAATATTTTGTTAAATGCAGGCGACAAAAACCCTTTAACTGGCCGGGGTATTGGGGAGCAGCTGGGCATGCAGGTGCAAATTTATCTGGATGACCTGAAAAATGTTGGGGGAAGCAGCTGGGTAAACGCAAACGGATATATGTTATACGACGGGGACCATAGAAAGGACTTCGCAGCATGTTTAATAGAGGTAAACAACGCACCCTATTACATTAGAGTAGAAAGAGGGAAATATTTAAATGTAGCCAGTTTCAGGATGGTATTTGAAGATCTGCCCATAAACAGCAATCATGTAGCCATTACCTCAAATAAACTGAAACCAGAAGTTCATTTTAAAGAAAGGTCCGAATACGCTTTAAAAGGTATAGAAAATATGAAATTGAAATTGCCCGGCGTATTGTCGTGCCTACCGGTTGAGAAGATTATTTACCAGGATACAGAACCCAATGAAGGACATATCATTGGAGGGACACGGATGAGCAATGATAAAAACAATGGGGTAGTAGACAAACACCTGATCCATCATCAATACCGGAACCTATTTGTTTTAGGTGCAGGAGCTTTTACCACCTATGGCCCCTCAAACCCCACGCTCACCTTATGTGCCCTATCCTTATTTGCTGCCGACAAAGTATTTTAA
- a CDS encoding DUF707 domain-containing protein — translation MNKKNIIIAPCGNKSYLYKDSWLKNSENRNFDICLLFYHDQINNPNIAEDVDYFFHLKGFKYAMIHELLTVLKPDWINQYDYFYFLDDDILIDTNSINQLFDLSRAFNSNISCAALSADSFCSWPIFKQDSRSFLRFVGQIEVMAPVFNAETLKLVLPTFVENRSSWGLDAVWSKLLNYKKNKMIIFDSVIMKHTLPVGGGELYVKIGVNPHEEWMSVIEKYNAKKENFVEYGRLKYLSIDNSLSYKISNLISRELGTVKRKIIDYDLLSRVKNRLGLVNEK, via the coding sequence ATGAACAAAAAAAATATTATCATAGCGCCGTGTGGAAATAAATCATACTTATATAAAGATTCCTGGCTTAAGAATAGTGAGAACCGTAATTTTGATATTTGCTTACTTTTTTATCATGATCAAATCAATAATCCAAACATAGCAGAAGATGTAGATTATTTTTTTCATTTAAAGGGTTTTAAATATGCAATGATACATGAGCTCTTGACAGTTTTAAAACCAGATTGGATAAATCAATATGATTATTTTTATTTTTTGGACGATGATATACTTATTGATACAAATTCAATAAATCAGCTTTTCGATTTAAGTAGAGCATTTAATTCCAATATTAGTTGTGCTGCATTATCTGCAGATTCTTTTTGTAGCTGGCCAATTTTTAAACAAGATAGCAGGTCATTTTTAAGATTTGTGGGGCAAATTGAAGTAATGGCACCAGTTTTTAATGCAGAGACATTAAAATTGGTATTGCCAACTTTTGTAGAGAACCGTTCTAGTTGGGGTTTAGATGCAGTGTGGTCAAAACTTCTAAACTATAAAAAAAATAAAATGATAATTTTCGACTCCGTAATCATGAAACATACCCTTCCGGTAGGTGGTGGAGAGTTGTATGTTAAAATCGGTGTAAACCCGCATGAAGAGTGGATGAGTGTTATAGAAAAATATAACGCAAAAAAGGAAAATTTTGTTGAATACGGGCGGCTGAAATATTTATCAATTGATAATAGTCTATCCTATAAAATTTCAAATCTTATATCCAGAGAACTTGGTACTGTAAAACGGAAGATAATAGATTATGATTTATTATCAAGAGTAAAAAATCGTCTTGGATTGGTTAACGAGAAATAA
- a CDS encoding acyltransferase family protein, protein MKKHFEILDGLRGLAAIIVTIYHLLEGIAGTYDVNPFHHAYLAVDFFFLLSGFVIGHAYDSRWDTMTISQFLMIRLQRLHPLVVLGTVIGALTYIYDPFVGNNQQVGTVAIAVAFILGILLVPAPTLPNRWHETHSLNGPAWSLFQEYLINICYAFWGRKMKIKTLVVFVAGSAIALTITAVHYGDLQGGWSWQNIWVGPVRVTFPFFAGLLIYRLNLLVNIKFPFLLTSLLLLVVFVVPHIPRFRTNGLFDAACVILVFPLIISIGAGSHVKGKLAATCLFMGQISYPLYLLHYPFVHLYIHWVTDKKPGSTMAALVACILILSLIVGSWIILKVYDIPVRKKLAYFLKRP, encoded by the coding sequence ATGAAGAAACATTTTGAGATTTTAGATGGCCTCAGAGGATTAGCTGCTATCATCGTTACTATCTATCATCTTTTAGAAGGCATAGCTGGCACTTATGATGTTAATCCCTTTCATCATGCCTACCTGGCTGTCGATTTCTTTTTTTTGCTCTCTGGTTTTGTAATAGGGCATGCATATGATAGCAGATGGGATACGATGACAATTTCGCAGTTCCTTATGATCAGACTACAAAGGTTACATCCGTTGGTTGTACTGGGAACAGTTATCGGCGCTTTGACCTATATATATGATCCTTTTGTAGGGAACAATCAGCAGGTTGGTACTGTTGCAATTGCTGTAGCATTTATACTTGGAATTCTGCTGGTGCCGGCTCCTACGTTACCAAATCGGTGGCATGAAACCCACTCTCTAAATGGGCCAGCCTGGTCTTTGTTTCAGGAATATCTGATTAATATATGCTATGCTTTTTGGGGTAGAAAAATGAAAATCAAAACATTGGTAGTATTTGTTGCCGGATCGGCCATTGCTTTAACTATTACTGCTGTTCATTACGGAGATCTTCAGGGCGGTTGGTCATGGCAAAATATCTGGGTGGGACCAGTGAGGGTGACCTTTCCTTTTTTTGCAGGTTTGTTAATTTATCGCCTGAATTTATTGGTCAATATTAAATTTCCTTTCCTATTAACATCTTTACTTTTGCTTGTTGTATTTGTCGTACCTCATATTCCTCGTTTTAGAACTAATGGGCTGTTTGATGCGGCCTGTGTAATCCTGGTATTTCCTTTAATTATTTCAATTGGCGCAGGTAGCCATGTTAAAGGGAAGCTCGCTGCCACATGTCTTTTTATGGGCCAGATATCTTATCCGCTCTACCTACTTCATTACCCGTTTGTCCACCTTTATATTCATTGGGTTACAGATAAAAAACCAGGTAGCACAATGGCGGCACTTGTTGCCTGCATTTTAATACTTAGCCTGATAGTAGGGTCATGGATAATCCTTAAAGTTTATGATATTCCGGTAAGAAAAAAGCTGGCTTATTTTTTAAAAAGGCCATAG